TACCCGTACTTTCCAACGAGCATTGGTTTATTCTCAGGACGATTATCAAAACAAAGTTCTGAAGGAAAAAATCAAAGAAGTAGAATTGGAAGATTAATACTTTTCAACTCCATAATAAAGCCCCGAATTAATCGGGGCTTTTTTTTCAAATATCAATTATGAAATTTTCCGAATTATCCATTAGTAAATTGTTGTTCAAAGGCGTTCAGGAATTGAATTTCCCTGAATGTACCTCCATTCAGGAGCAATCTTTTTCACCCGTTATGTCGGGTGCAAATGTTTTAGGCATTGCCCAAACCGGAACCGGAAAGACACTTGCCTATTTGCTACCCATGATGAATCTTTGGAAATTTTCGAAAGAAAAGCATCCTACTATGCTTGTTTTGGTTCCGACAAGGGAATTGGTCCAGCAAGTAGAAGAAGAAGCCAGAAAGCTCGCTAAATACACTTCTATGCGAATTGGTGGCGTGTTTGGCGGCGCTAATATTAACACACAACGTGCGATGGTGGAGGAGGGTCTGGATTTGCTGATTGCTACACCCGGACGATTAATTGATTTTATCGACTCAGGAAACGTACGGTTAAAGAATATAAAACGATTAGTCATTGACGAGATGGATCAATTGATGGGGACAGGTT
This Flavobacteriales bacterium DNA region includes the following protein-coding sequences:
- a CDS encoding DEAD/DEAH box helicase; the encoded protein is MKFSELSISKLLFKGVQELNFPECTSIQEQSFSPVMSGANVLGIAQTGTGKTLAYLLPMMNLWKFSKEKHPTMLVLVPTRELVQQVEEEARKLAKYTSMRIGGVFGGANINTQRAMVEEGLDLLIATPGRLIDFIDSGNVRLKNIKRLVIDEMDQLMGTGFRPQLIRILDSLPEKRQTLLFSATHTDEVSEFISQYVDQVLKIEATAAGSVSDNIHQFGYEVPNFYTKLNLLTLLLN